In one Natronosalvus amylolyticus genomic region, the following are encoded:
- a CDS encoding PadR family transcriptional regulator, with protein sequence MRKSGPPKGLIAYLVLELLEEKPRYGYEILKEIRDISGGHWEPSYGSVYPILYKFEEKGWAERIEREDEPDRKYFELTPEGQAELEERRESSAEKARDFADVILGFFHVYAAFSTDERFEVPDLEDQWRFNEEFSAWVVEQVVRHHEYYFDTEFERIEDTPEEFYERHGIDEE encoded by the coding sequence ATGCGGAAAAGTGGGCCGCCGAAAGGACTTATCGCGTACCTCGTTCTCGAGTTGCTCGAGGAAAAACCCCGATACGGCTACGAGATTCTGAAAGAGATCCGTGATATCAGCGGTGGTCACTGGGAGCCATCCTATGGCTCGGTGTACCCCATCCTGTACAAGTTCGAGGAGAAAGGCTGGGCAGAGCGCATCGAACGCGAGGACGAACCCGACCGGAAGTACTTCGAGTTGACACCAGAGGGGCAAGCCGAACTCGAGGAACGCCGCGAATCGAGTGCGGAGAAAGCTCGCGACTTCGCCGACGTCATCCTCGGCTTTTTCCACGTCTACGCGGCGTTTTCGACCGACGAACGCTTCGAAGTCCCCGACCTCGAGGACCAGTGGCGTTTCAACGAGGAGTTCAGCGCCTGGGTGGTCGAACAGGTCGTGCGCCACCACGAGTACTACTTCGACACCGAGTTCGAACGCATCGAGGACACCCCCGAGGAGTTTTACGAGCGTCACGGTATCGACGAGGAGTAG